One genomic window of Paraburkholderia phytofirmans PsJN includes the following:
- the wecC gene encoding UDP-N-acetyl-D-mannosamine dehydrogenase — MSFDVVSIIGLGYIGLPTAAAFAARRKKVIGVDVSQRTVDTINKGEIHIVEPELDMLVHAAVTQGYLRATQTPEPADAFLIAVPTPFCDGNKPDLSYIEAASRSIAPALKKGDIVVLESTSPVGTTEKMSAWLAECRPDLTFPQHSGEQSDIRVAHCPERVLPGHVIRELVQNDRVIGGMTRRCGELARELYQIFVQGDCILTDARTAEMCKLSENAFRDVNIAYANELSMICDRLDINVWELIRLANRHPRVSILQPGPGVGGHCIAVDPWFIVDSAPEEAKLIRAARGVNDGKPHYVIDQTKRLAARFKTPVIACLGLAFKANIDDLRESPAIDIVSQLADEHVADIVVVEPNVSVLPDALRGKVELTSLASAIEAADIVLLLVDHREFKDINRRRLQSKLLVDTRGIFA, encoded by the coding sequence ATGTCATTCGATGTCGTTTCCATTATTGGACTGGGTTATATTGGTTTGCCCACCGCTGCGGCGTTTGCCGCGCGCCGAAAGAAGGTTATCGGCGTCGATGTATCGCAGCGCACGGTCGATACGATTAACAAAGGTGAGATTCATATCGTCGAACCAGAGTTGGACATGCTGGTTCACGCCGCGGTGACACAGGGATATTTGCGCGCAACACAGACGCCAGAGCCGGCCGATGCATTTCTTATCGCCGTTCCAACGCCGTTTTGTGACGGGAATAAGCCCGATCTGAGTTATATAGAAGCAGCAAGTCGCTCAATTGCTCCCGCACTCAAAAAGGGCGATATCGTCGTCCTCGAATCGACCTCACCTGTGGGAACGACCGAAAAGATGTCGGCGTGGCTGGCCGAGTGCCGTCCCGATCTGACCTTCCCTCAGCATTCCGGCGAGCAGTCCGACATACGCGTTGCTCACTGTCCGGAACGCGTACTCCCGGGACACGTCATCCGCGAACTCGTACAAAACGACCGTGTGATCGGCGGCATGACCCGTCGATGCGGCGAGTTGGCTCGCGAGCTTTATCAGATCTTCGTTCAGGGCGACTGTATCCTGACGGACGCGCGCACCGCCGAAATGTGCAAGCTTTCTGAAAACGCGTTTCGTGACGTCAACATTGCGTACGCGAATGAATTGTCGATGATCTGCGATCGGCTCGATATCAACGTGTGGGAACTCATCCGCCTCGCCAATCGCCACCCTCGCGTAAGTATTCTCCAGCCTGGGCCGGGTGTCGGCGGGCATTGCATCGCTGTCGACCCATGGTTCATCGTCGACTCGGCACCTGAAGAAGCCAAACTGATTCGGGCAGCCCGTGGCGTGAACGACGGCAAACCTCACTACGTTATCGATCAGACAAAGCGCTTGGCGGCGCGCTTCAAAACACCTGTGATTGCCTGTCTCGGACTCGCATTCAAGGCCAACATCGACGACTTGCGTGAAAGCCCGGCGATAGACATCGTCAGTCAACTCGCGGACGAGCATGTGGCGGACATCGTTGTTGTCGAACCCAACGTGTCGGTTCTTCCGGACGCGCTTCGCGGCAAAGTTGAGCTAACCAGCCTGGCGAGCGCAATTGAGGCAGCTGATATTGTTCTGTTGCTGGTCGATCACCGCGAGTTCAAGGACATTAACCGGCGCCGCTTGCAGTCGAAGCTTCTTGTGGATACACGGGGAATCTTCGCGTGA
- a CDS encoding low molecular weight protein-tyrosine-phosphatase: MINTVLIVCEGNLCRSPMAQGLLQRELSDIEVTSAGLSAAKGAPMDRFAREMLADRGIDMSSHVARRLNERVCGAADLILVMELAQKQAIEKFYPTARGRVYRLADADHVDVPDPFGRSARIYDQAMTLIERGVLDWTRRIVDLSRGLRA; this comes from the coding sequence ATGATCAATACGGTACTCATAGTCTGCGAGGGTAACCTCTGTCGCAGTCCGATGGCGCAAGGGCTTTTACAGCGGGAACTGTCCGACATCGAAGTGACGTCAGCCGGTCTTTCCGCCGCCAAAGGTGCACCGATGGACCGCTTCGCGCGCGAGATGCTAGCGGACCGGGGGATCGATATGTCGTCACACGTAGCCAGACGTCTCAACGAGCGAGTGTGTGGCGCGGCGGACCTGATTCTTGTCATGGAGTTGGCTCAGAAGCAGGCAATCGAAAAGTTCTATCCGACTGCACGCGGTCGGGTCTATCGACTGGCAGATGCCGATCACGTCGATGTGCCAGATCCGTTTGGCCGATCCGCGCGCATCTACGATCAGGCTATGACCTTGATTGAACGCGGCGTGCTGGATTGGACAAGACGCATTGTGGATCTGTCCCGGGGCTTGCGTGCATAG
- a CDS encoding polysaccharide biosynthesis tyrosine autokinase yields MKNQFSRDEDEIDIRALIDVIFKNKKLIIAVTIVCTLIGVMYAFLATPIYRGDITVQVEDNSDLAGAAAGNLMSGLTSLFDIKSTDDGEMQILDSRLVTANMVDELRLYIDARPKYFPLLGAFIAKHRTSLSQPGILGVGGYAWGSESIVVDQFDVPGEFEEDKFSVTTLGNNRYRLSGSDLNADVVGVVGVPLLANTSSGPIKLLVSRLSSRENAQFELRRFSRIQVLEQLRKDLVITEMGKDQSGVIGVTYDDQDPARAAAVLNKIAENYVAQNADRKAAAAEKSLVFLKSQLPDVERSLRLAEDRLNAYQNRHKVVDLSEQAKAVLGQAVEAQSSLFQLEQKRKELATIYSAQYPAVLALDQQIAAARAHIDNFNESIQRLPDDQQNIVRLNRDVTVQTSLYVGLLNSVQQLQLATASKIGNVRVIDHALVADKPTKPKKALVIALAAVIGLFGGIGFALARSTLFGGLTDPMDIERDLSLDVIATIPLSDTQRQLTRVRERGGRRGPSILALARPQEPAVEAIRSLCTALQFALLENPKNNVILMTGPSVGIGKSFTSANLAALLGMSKKRVLLMDVDLRRGHLAAEFDVSGKVGLSNVLRDDMPLEAAIIKDVSPNVDFLATGPLMAQPVELLSSGGIAKILADVSGRYDIVLLDAPPVLPVTDATVFAPFAGIVLLAARSGMTSSGELLESAKRIERVGAKITGIVFNGFKPSLRSAQYGDYGGYAYLSNASDT; encoded by the coding sequence ATGAAAAATCAATTTTCCCGTGACGAGGACGAAATTGACATCCGTGCACTCATAGATGTCATTTTCAAGAATAAGAAGCTGATCATTGCGGTCACTATCGTGTGCACGCTCATCGGGGTCATGTACGCATTCCTGGCAACGCCGATTTACCGGGGTGATATAACGGTTCAGGTAGAAGACAACTCAGACCTTGCAGGCGCGGCAGCCGGCAACCTCATGAGCGGATTGACGTCCCTGTTCGACATCAAATCAACAGACGACGGCGAAATGCAAATCCTCGACTCGCGACTTGTCACCGCAAACATGGTCGACGAATTGCGCCTCTACATCGACGCCAGACCCAAATACTTTCCGTTGCTTGGGGCATTCATTGCGAAGCATCGGACTTCGCTATCTCAGCCGGGAATTCTCGGCGTAGGCGGCTATGCGTGGGGCTCGGAAAGCATAGTAGTCGACCAATTCGACGTGCCTGGTGAGTTTGAAGAAGATAAGTTCTCCGTCACCACGCTGGGCAACAACCGATATCGGCTCTCGGGCAGCGATCTCAACGCCGATGTCGTTGGTGTGGTCGGCGTTCCCTTGTTGGCGAACACCTCTTCCGGGCCGATCAAGCTGCTGGTGTCGCGGTTGAGCAGCAGAGAGAACGCACAATTCGAGTTGCGACGCTTTTCCCGAATTCAAGTCCTCGAACAGTTGCGAAAGGATCTGGTGATCACAGAGATGGGCAAGGATCAATCCGGCGTCATCGGCGTGACTTATGACGACCAGGACCCAGCCCGCGCAGCGGCAGTATTGAACAAGATCGCAGAAAACTACGTCGCGCAAAATGCCGACCGCAAGGCCGCGGCGGCGGAAAAGTCCCTCGTTTTCCTGAAAAGCCAACTTCCGGACGTAGAGCGCAGCCTGAGGCTGGCTGAAGACCGTCTCAATGCCTATCAGAACCGCCACAAAGTCGTCGATCTCAGCGAGCAGGCGAAGGCCGTGCTCGGCCAGGCCGTCGAGGCGCAGTCCAGCCTGTTCCAACTCGAGCAAAAACGTAAGGAACTTGCAACGATCTATAGCGCTCAATATCCCGCCGTGCTCGCACTGGATCAACAAATCGCCGCCGCGCGCGCGCATATCGACAATTTCAACGAGTCGATCCAGCGCCTTCCTGACGATCAGCAAAATATCGTCCGACTGAATCGCGACGTGACTGTTCAAACAAGCCTGTATGTCGGATTGCTCAATAGCGTTCAACAACTGCAACTTGCTACGGCAAGCAAGATTGGGAACGTCCGCGTAATCGATCACGCACTGGTCGCCGACAAACCGACAAAGCCGAAGAAAGCCCTCGTTATTGCATTGGCAGCCGTCATCGGGTTGTTTGGCGGAATCGGTTTCGCCTTGGCGCGTTCAACGCTGTTTGGCGGCCTGACTGACCCGATGGATATCGAACGTGATCTGTCTCTTGACGTCATTGCCACTATCCCGCTGAGCGATACCCAGCGTCAACTGACGCGAGTCAGGGAACGAGGCGGCCGTCGCGGTCCGTCGATTCTCGCACTGGCGCGCCCACAAGAACCCGCAGTCGAAGCCATTCGAAGCCTCTGCACCGCGTTGCAGTTCGCGCTGCTGGAGAACCCGAAGAATAACGTCATTTTAATGACTGGACCTTCCGTCGGTATTGGCAAGTCATTCACATCCGCAAACCTCGCGGCTCTGCTGGGAATGTCCAAGAAACGTGTGCTCTTGATGGATGTCGATCTTCGCCGGGGCCATCTGGCTGCTGAGTTCGATGTGTCCGGCAAAGTCGGACTCTCCAACGTGCTCCGGGATGACATGCCGCTGGAGGCGGCCATCATCAAAGATGTGTCTCCGAACGTGGACTTCCTCGCTACGGGTCCGTTGATGGCGCAGCCGGTCGAGTTACTGTCTTCGGGCGGCATCGCCAAAATTCTGGCAGACGTGTCCGGCCGATACGACATTGTCCTCCTGGATGCACCGCCGGTGCTTCCGGTCACAGATGCGACGGTCTTCGCGCCTTTCGCCGGAATTGTTCTTCTGGCGGCACGTTCGGGCATGACCAGCAGTGGCGAGCTTCTCGAATCCGCAAAACGAATCGAACGTGTCGGAGCAAAGATTACCGGCATCGTCTTCAACGGCTTCAAACCAAGCTTGCGCTCTGCACAGTACGGAGACTATGGCGGTTATGCGTATTTGAGTAACGCGTCGGACACGTGA
- a CDS encoding glycosyltransferase family 4 protein, translating into MSIRVLQVGPGHGQQGGIASVLSQLARSREQFGRAGVAVSFFETRGFRNLGDLLAFALIDMPSFVRATIRADVVHFHVSERGSFYRKFALFVVARLLGKRTVFQLHSGNFERFIQDADRVTRLLAGLFIDKTDCVIAVSTPIAKCLQHWRRTDAVQVVGNMALDAEHGAPTATPLACSRPYIAFAGRLSEAKGLDELIRAVADLVRRGRDIEVRVAGTGDMLRWQRIAAAHGLDERVVFEGWLDGNAKLAFYRGARLFCMPSHFESFGIATLEAMFCGLPVVGTRLGGFLDLVEDGVSGYLVDGHDSRGLAEAICKLVDDPEHAMRMGCVGLVRAQTCFRAASIVDRYVDCYRRVDTRGRSER; encoded by the coding sequence ATGAGCATTCGAGTATTGCAGGTAGGGCCGGGGCATGGGCAACAAGGAGGCATAGCGTCGGTACTTTCTCAGTTAGCCAGGAGTCGGGAGCAGTTCGGGCGCGCGGGCGTTGCCGTTTCGTTCTTCGAAACGCGCGGGTTTCGAAATCTGGGTGATCTGCTGGCGTTTGCCTTGATCGATATGCCGTCCTTTGTACGGGCCACCATCCGGGCTGACGTTGTGCATTTCCACGTCTCCGAACGCGGATCGTTCTATCGGAAGTTTGCGCTCTTCGTTGTCGCGAGACTCCTCGGAAAACGCACTGTATTTCAGCTACATTCCGGGAATTTCGAACGCTTCATCCAAGATGCCGACAGGGTGACGCGCCTACTGGCGGGATTGTTCATTGATAAGACCGACTGCGTTATCGCCGTTTCAACGCCTATAGCAAAGTGCCTTCAACATTGGCGTCGAACCGATGCAGTCCAGGTCGTTGGGAATATGGCGCTCGATGCAGAGCACGGCGCGCCAACGGCTACTCCCCTTGCTTGTTCGAGGCCGTACATTGCATTTGCCGGGCGCTTGAGCGAAGCGAAGGGACTCGATGAACTAATTCGAGCAGTCGCTGACCTGGTCCGCAGAGGGCGGGATATCGAAGTCCGGGTGGCTGGAACCGGTGACATGCTGCGCTGGCAGCGCATCGCTGCGGCGCACGGACTCGATGAGCGGGTAGTCTTCGAAGGATGGCTCGATGGCAATGCAAAGTTGGCGTTTTATCGCGGAGCACGTCTATTCTGTATGCCAAGCCATTTCGAATCGTTCGGCATTGCCACACTCGAAGCAATGTTCTGTGGTCTGCCGGTCGTGGGCACACGTCTCGGCGGATTTCTCGATCTCGTTGAAGACGGTGTCAGCGGATATCTGGTCGACGGGCACGATTCGCGTGGGCTAGCGGAGGCGATATGCAAACTGGTCGATGATCCGGAACATGCAATGCGTATGGGTTGCGTAGGACTGGTTCGCGCTCAAACCTGCTTTCGGGCCGCATCGATCGTTGATCGATATGTTGATTGCTATAGGCGGGTCGATACACGCGGGAGGAGCGAACGATGA
- a CDS encoding WecB/TagA/CpsF family glycosyltransferase, giving the protein MDIATMQETVNIIGDRIEARQFTQHVVVNVAKLVNMQTDSVLYSSVRACDIVNIDGMGVVWGARLLGHAVPERVAGVDLFDRLLQMAAARELPVFLLGATDEVVARTAAVVTLRHPELRIAGYHHGYFWDDEEGMVETIRKSGAKLLFVAITSPKKESFINRWQDRLGVDFVMGVGGTFDVVAGKVRRAPQWMQRHGLEWAYRVIQEPRRMWKRYFVTNNRFAVMLLRARLASAFKRMAGEH; this is encoded by the coding sequence ATGGACATTGCCACCATGCAGGAGACAGTAAACATCATTGGCGATCGCATTGAGGCCCGGCAGTTTACGCAGCACGTTGTGGTTAATGTTGCGAAGCTCGTCAACATGCAGACAGACAGCGTACTTTATTCATCGGTCCGTGCTTGCGACATTGTAAACATCGACGGCATGGGTGTAGTTTGGGGCGCACGCCTGCTGGGTCACGCCGTGCCGGAACGAGTAGCGGGAGTCGATCTCTTCGACCGTCTCTTGCAGATGGCGGCGGCACGCGAGCTGCCCGTATTCCTCCTTGGCGCAACTGATGAGGTGGTGGCACGGACTGCGGCGGTCGTGACGCTGCGACACCCCGAACTGAGAATCGCTGGCTACCATCACGGGTACTTCTGGGATGACGAAGAGGGTATGGTCGAGACGATTCGGAAATCTGGCGCCAAACTCCTCTTCGTCGCGATCACATCGCCGAAGAAAGAGAGCTTTATCAATCGATGGCAAGATCGTCTCGGCGTCGACTTCGTAATGGGTGTCGGCGGCACTTTCGACGTCGTCGCGGGCAAAGTACGCCGGGCTCCGCAGTGGATGCAACGGCACGGTCTGGAATGGGCTTACCGGGTCATTCAGGAGCCAAGGCGTATGTGGAAGCGCTATTTCGTCACCAACAACAGGTTCGCGGTGATGTTGTTGAGGGCACGACTCGCCTCCGCGTTCAAGCGGATGGCAGGCGAACACTGA
- a CDS encoding polysaccharide lyase — protein sequence MNPRRYVTAVTLTFFATCSIAQTVDDPVRQLAGFQTLFATNWTHGFDPTVDIQSPDTRDLMVVKDPLSPDRHAVKVNIRRSEDFSHVANGTPRGELVFARAAKIASGHEYRIEWSTLLPADFVFDDEQMQIIMQVHQTDTWVGSPPLMLQLQGGDYLFSERGGTDTKHGHDILLPDASADRGKWVHWILRYQPDATGKRAVTDLWKNGVPVFASRGFPNAYPHERHAYLKLGVYKPSWQNFQSRTSETGLFYGPVSISERAEGGE from the coding sequence ATGAATCCAAGACGCTACGTCACAGCCGTCACGCTAACGTTCTTTGCAACCTGCTCGATCGCTCAAACGGTTGACGATCCAGTGCGACAGCTTGCCGGCTTTCAAACGCTGTTTGCCACGAATTGGACGCACGGCTTCGATCCTACGGTCGACATTCAAAGCCCCGATACTCGTGACCTCATGGTAGTCAAAGATCCGTTATCTCCAGATCGGCATGCAGTCAAAGTCAACATCCGGCGCAGCGAGGATTTCTCTCACGTCGCCAATGGCACGCCACGCGGCGAATTGGTGTTCGCACGGGCCGCGAAAATTGCTTCTGGGCACGAGTACCGTATTGAATGGTCGACGCTGCTACCGGCCGACTTTGTGTTCGACGATGAACAGATGCAAATCATAATGCAGGTCCACCAAACGGACACGTGGGTCGGTTCGCCACCGCTCATGTTGCAACTGCAAGGGGGCGATTACCTGTTCTCAGAACGCGGTGGGACTGACACCAAGCACGGTCATGACATTCTTCTGCCAGACGCGAGCGCGGACCGCGGGAAATGGGTTCATTGGATTCTGCGTTATCAACCCGACGCGACTGGCAAGCGTGCAGTGACGGATTTATGGAAAAACGGGGTGCCCGTATTCGCTTCCCGCGGTTTCCCGAATGCGTATCCTCACGAACGCCACGCCTATTTGAAGCTTGGAGTCTATAAGCCAAGCTGGCAAAATTTTCAATCTCGGACTAGTGAGACTGGATTGTTTTATGGACCTGTCTCTATCTCGGAGCGCGCGGAGGGCGGCGAATGA